A stretch of Colletotrichum lupini chromosome 2, complete sequence DNA encodes these proteins:
- a CDS encoding histone-like transcription factor and archaeal histone encodes MPSKAARSLCMIRLMAAIMAQVLRFVSPPCDSQTASTCNAYDPSHEPYLITHTAIGPGFRSRRTLHRPLGKCAVHQGLTGQYKDILTTYWQQTINHLESDNHDYKLHQLPLARIKKVMKADPEVKMISAEAPILFAKGCDIFITELTMRAWIHAEENKRRTLQRSDIASALAKSDMFDFLIDIVPREEASSHAKRTAGQAAPTPQGVPAQANPQMPGQHGSMPQPANHSSSSHPMAATDYGLAGHALGPDQDYRQNPNMYPGQVQPGPSAPYGQAQQPMYGEIEGMYGYGTMQPQQPPMSSEEFE; translated from the exons ATGCCCAGCAAGGCCGCCCGCAGCCTGTGTATGATACGTCTCATGGCGGCCATTATG GCGCAAGTGCTGCGGTTCGTATCTCCTCCTTGCGACTCGCAAACGGCGTCTACCTGCAACGCATACGATCCATCTCATGAGCCGTATCTAATCACGCACACAGCTATCGGCCCAGGGTTTCGCTCCCGCAGAACTTTACACCGGCCCTTGGGCAAATGTGCG GTTCATCAAGGCTTGACCGGCCAGTACAAGGACATCTTGACAACCTACTGGCAGCAGACCATCAATCATTTGGAAAGCGACAACCATGACTACAAGCTGCATCAACTGCCCCTGGCGCGCATCAAGAAAGTTATGAAGGCTGATCCCGAAGTCAAAATGATATCCGCCGAAGCACCCATCCTCTTCGCAAAGGGCTGCGACATCTTCATCACGGAACTCACGATGCGGGCATGGATCCACGCCGAAGAGAACAAGCGGCGCACTTTACAGCGATCTGACATTGCATCTGCCCTCGCCAAATCGGACATGTTTGATTTTCTTATTGACATAGTTCCTCGGGAGGAGGCTTCTTCGCATGCCAAGAGAACAGCGGGACAGGCTGCTCCCACACCCCAAGGCGTTCCAGCCCAAGCAAACCCCCAAATGCCAGGCCAGCATGGCTCCATGCCACAACCAGCAAACCATTCGTCCTCCTCGCATCCCATGGCGGCAACTGATTACGGTCTCGCTGGCCACGCTCTTGGGCCCGATCAGGATTATCGCCAAAACCCGAATATGTACCCCGGCCAAGTACAGCCAGGCCCCTCTGCCCCCTATGGACAAGCTCAACAACCCATGTATGGCGAGATTGAGGGCATGTATGGTTATGGGACTATGCAGCCACAGCAG CCTCCCATGTCCAGCGAGGAGTTCGAGTAG
- a CDS encoding RNA recognition domain-containing protein 2, translating into MKTKLVWQAPSVRCLHEGQVLSFSTCAAPTSTLAHLIFHIFPRSPQTHTHLSYFHPDYLTLPTWPSLSAHSTRRPTHPQLVLNFRWARLPRGQATEFNLLPVALRLKPVNSIYHPPGLGNKMAQPHENVMFNPSSPHSSVGAADSFKGTPDTRLTAFSPEESATRSSRLLKSIVQASPETTPSRFPSSAFGNVLSSAEKDPFITTSSNTCHQKLSPTASTFQPFSSPLDKNAEFAILDRDRQSASSVFPTGVRDVGELSECLIIGSKNRNIGITDLNTCLVKLQRLGLSLQEPRQIFHRGGRISVQFSDIRDAVLVHDNVYRVEADFEIDYLSNVDFSELAIRNRVKSGAWVAIVALAIPPCPLDVIRTEAVLKRMLQSRGQLSAYHAQQKNDPSVYRAIIQFSDQAEAATAVVMFNNIIVEVSSSSAGKLHGDNVGSELIIFKGIHITLSLLDENEIPHAAQDPQDGPTDDHSPTTPRHDLTSALHALSLSNQANSMPLMPQGVSIPVPGSPYPPLGIQVSPLAMWPILCQPQFQPGTAYVLNDGQRLSPPTSTSDSARYQFTNHLFSQPSPSMPMMGSMSPGTRAEPRRQNAARVNRSPYYNVASHHNHVDVNRIREGTDVRTTIMLRNIPNKVDQAMLKRIVDESSWGKYDFMYLRIDFANDCKSLTTKDSLSVGYAFINFVDPLDIIDFVNTRGNQRWNCFKSDKVAEISYATIQGKDCLVQKFRNSSVMLEATHYRPKLFYTCNGPVPELAGEEESFPEPDNQSKMKRSCENAEHVGLFTPNAGQHFRDEQRRRRSQYDRGTRLAALEEHDFEASMQPYMYHA; encoded by the exons ATGAAGACGAAGCTCGTGTG GCAGGCTCCTTCCGTTCGCTGCCTCCATGAAGGGCAGGTTCTTTCCTTCTCAACTTGCGCTGCACCAACATCCACCCTCGCACACCTCATATTTCACATTTTCCCACGAAGCCCCCAGACTCATACACATCTCTCCTACTTCCACCCCGACTACCTGACATTACCTACCTGGCCATCTTTGTCGGCGCATAGCACGCGTAGGCCCACGCATCCTCAACTTGTCCTGAACTTTCGCT GGGCACGGCTGCCTCGCGGGCAAGCAACAGAGTTCAATCTTCTGCCTGTTGCGTTGAGACTCAAGCCTGTCAACTCCATCTATCATCCCCCGGGTCTCGGTA ACAAGATGGCCCAACCCCATGAGAACGTCATGTTTAACCCTTCTTCGCCTCACTCCTCTGTCGGCGCTGCCGATTCCTTCAAGGGAACACCTGACACAAGGTTGACCGCCTTCTCCCCAGAGGAAAGCGCCACCAGGTCCTCTCGTCTTCTCAAATCAATTGTGCAAGCCTCGCCAGAGACCACTCCCTCGAGATTTCCCTCGAGTGCCTTTGGCAATGTCTTGTCTAGTGCCGAGAAGGACCCTTTCATCACTACAAGTTCAAACACTTGCCATCAGAAGCTGTCGCCGACTGCCTCTACTTTCCAGCCCTTCTCTTCACCGCTGGACAAGAACGCTGAATTCGCAATTCTCGACAGAGACAGGCAATCAGCTTCCAGCGTCTTTCCAACTGGAGTTAGGGATGTTGGTGAACTCTCGGAATGTCTCATAATCGGCTCCAAAAACCGAAACATTGGCATCACCGATCTGAATACTTGTCTCGTG AAACTCCAGCGACTTGGTCTCTCACTCCAAGAACCGCGACAGATCTTCCACAGGGGAGGGCGAATCTCCGTCCAGTTCAGCGACATTCGTGACGCCGTTTTGGTCCACGACAACGTTTATCGAGTCGAGGCTGACTTTGAAATCGACTATCTGTCAAATGTTGACTTTTCAGAG CTTGCCATTAGGAACAGAGTCAAGTCTGGAGCTTGGGTCGCCATTGTTGCCCTAGCTATTCCTCCCTGTCCACTCGACGTTATCCGCACCGAAGCAGTTCTCAAGCGCATGCTGCAGTCGCGGGGCCAACTCTCGGCATACCATGCTCAGCAGAAGAATGATCCTTCGGTATACAGAGCTATCATTCAGTTCAGTGACCAGGCAGAAGCTGCCACAGCCGTGGTTATGTTCAACAACATAATTGTCGAAGTAAGCTCATCGAGCGCTGGCAAACTACACGGGGACAACGTTGGAAGTGAGCTAATCATTTTCAAGGGGATCCACATCACCCTGTCGCTTTTGGACGAAAACGAGATTCCTCATGCGGCTCAAGATCCCCAAGACGGCCCGACCGACGACCACAGCCCAACCACGCCTAGGCACGATCTGACAAGTGCCCTTCATGCACTTTCTCTCTCCAATCAAGCTAATTCGATGCCTCTCATGCCTCAGGGAGTGTCCATACCCGTGCCTGGATCTCCATACCCCCCTCTCGGTATCCAGGTTTCCCCTCTGGCGATGTGGCCCATCTTGTGCCAGCCGCAGTTTCAGCCAGGTACAGCATACGTTCTGAATGATGGCCAGCGCCTCTCGCCGCCTACGTCTACATCCGACTCAGCGAGGTATCAGTTCACGAACCATCTTTTCTCACAGCCTTCACCGAGCATGCCAATGATGGGATCGATGTCTCCTGGCACCAGAGCCGAGCCCCGAAGGCAGAATGCAGCCAGAGTCAACAGATCACCCTATTATAATGTTGCTAGCCACCACAACCACGTCGATGTGAACCGCATCCGTGAAGGAACAGATGTTCGCACCACG ATCATGCTTCGCAACATTCCGAACAAAGTAGATCAAGCAATGCTCAAGCGGATCGTTGATGAATCTAGCTGGGGCAAGTATGACTTCATGTATCTCCGGATTGATTTCGCCAATGACTGCAA GTCGCTAACCACGAAGGACTCCCTCAGTGTCGGATACGCTTTTATCAATTTCGTGGAT CCGTTGGACATCATTGAT TTCGTCAATACCAGAGGTAACCAGAGATG GAACTGTTTCAAGAGCGACAAGGTCGCTGAAATTTCCTATGCTA CCATTCAGGGCAAGGATTGTCTTGTCCAGAAGTTCAGAAACAGCTCCGTAATGCTCGAAGCAACGCATTATCGTCCCAAG CTGTTCTACACTTGCAATGGGCCCGTCCCAGAGCTCGCGGGAGAGGAGGAGTCTTTTCCAGAGCCAGACAACCAGTCGAAGATGAAACGAAGCTGCGAAAATGCAGAACACGTTG GGCTTTTCACACCCAACGCTGGACAGCATTTCCGCGACGAGCAACGCCGCAGACGCTCGCAGTATGACCGAGGTACCAGATTGGCCGCCCTCGAAGAACATGACTTCGAAGCATCTATGCAGCCATACATGTATCATGCTTAA